The Changchengzhania lutea genomic sequence GTTCATGAATTCGGAAAAAAAATAAATTTCATCTTTACTGTTCAAATGCCTTTTAAAGTTGATAATTTAGCGTTATCCTTTCAAATACTTGATGATTCAGAAGTGCCAGTAACCCACTTATGGATAATAGATTCAGAGAAAAGCATAAACAGGGAAGCTGGTAAATATAAATTTAATTGTGAAATAAGATATCCAAAATTATATATGGGAAATTATTCATTACGAGTTTATTTGTCTGATTCTAAGCTAAAGCAACAATATGATTATTTAGAGTCGGTTTGTGATTTTAAAATTCAAATGATGAAAAATGTACGTCAAGATTATAAATGGAGTAAAGGAGCTTGTAAGTACATAGAAGACTCTAATTGGGAAGTTATTAAAGAAAAGGAGTTATGATAACAAAGATTAAAAGAAAGATTTATACTAGGTTCTTTAAGGAATTTCAAAATAAAGCAAACCCAAACCCTCCTATTAACTATTCAGATATTGAGAATGATGAAAAAAAAATAATTGATGAAGTTGCTCAATTTACATTAACAAGTTATGAAAGGATAGTTAGTTTAATAAGATCAATAAAGCATGTAGAAACAAATAATATTAAAGGAGACATAGTTGAGTGCGGCGTGTGGAAGGGCGGTAGTATGATGGCAGCATTGAAGACTCTAAATGCTTTAAAAAGTTTTAACCGGAATATATATTTATACGACACTTTTGAAGGAATGAGCGAGCCTACAGAATATGATAAGTCTTTTAAGGGAGAATCTGCCACAGATGCATATAAAACCAAAGATGAATATTGGAATAGGATAAAATGTTTTTCTACATTAAATGAAGTTCAAAAAAATATTTTTAGTATAGGATATCCTAAAGATAAAATCCATTTTGTTGAGGGAAAAGTAGAAGACACTATTCCTAATGTTAAGATCCCAGAAAAAATAGCAATTCTAAGATTAGATACGGATTGGTATGAATCTACTTTACATGAATTAGAATATTTGTTTCCCAAGCTTGTAAAAGGTGGCATACTAATAATTGATGATTATGGTCATTGGCAAGGCTGTAAAAAAGCGGTTGATGAGTATTTGGATAAGAATAAAATAGAAATGTTTTTACAAAGAATAGATTATACTTGTAGAATGGGGGTAAAAATGTAGTCATGGATAATTTCATTAATATTAATTTTAATAAAAAAAGTTTAGACACCTATTCAATTCGGAAAGCTATATTAAGAGCGCTAACAAAAAACCTTTCTAATTTGTCAGGCAATTTATTGGATATAGGGTGTGGAAAAATGCCTTATAAACAATATATATTAAAAAATAGTTCAGTAAAAAGATATATAGGTTTAGACATAGAAAATGCTATAGAATATGATGCATATATAAAACCAGATTATACATGGGATGGGGTTACCATGCCTTTTGAAAACAATAGTTTTGATTGTGCATTGGGAACAGAGGTTTTGGAGCATTGTCCTGAGCCAGATATTATATTAAACGAAATTTTCAGAGTGTTAAAACCAAAAGGTGCTTTCTTTTTTACAGTTCCTTTTTTATGGAATTTACACGAAGTTCCAAATGACGAATACCGGTACACCCCTTTTTCGTTAGAACGCCATTTAAAAAATTCTGGATTCAAAAAAATTGATATAAGGGCAACAGGGGGGTGGCATGCTTCCATGGCTCAAATGATGGGGCTTTGGGTTAGAAGAAGTGATATGTCTGACATTAAAAGACGTATTTTGTCAAGATGTATAAAACCCGTGATGCGCTTTTTAATTAAACATGATAAACCTGATACCGTTATTTTTAAAGAAGGACAAATGATAACTGGTTTGTATGGAATAGCTATAAAATGAGTATAAAAAAATTGAATATAGCAATATTTTCACCTAGTAAAAACCCTTATTCTGAAACTTTTATTCAAGCACATAAAAACTGCTTAAAAGGGAACGTTTTCTACTACTATGGAATTGGTTCGGGAATTAATCTAGAATCTGGACAAATTAGGATGTCTAGATTTAAAATTCTATTACTCAAAATTTATGCTAAACTAACTAAGAAACCTTCAGCTTTTATTTGGGCACAAAAATTATTGCACTCTTTAAAAATTAATAAGATAGATGTCATTCTTGTGGAGTATGGTGTGCATGCGCACCACCTAAGAAACATGTTAAAGGTTTCCGCTTTACCCATTGTAGTCCATTTTCACGGATATGATGCTAGCATCTATAAAGTAATTGAAGACTGTGAAAAATATAAGGAAGTATTTCAATTATCTACAACCATAATTGCTGTATCCAAAAAAATGGAAGATGCCTTATTGGAACTTGGGTGTCCTAAAAATAAATTAATATATAATGTTTATGGACCCCAACTTGAATTTGCTAAAATAAAGCCAAAATTTTTAAAAAAGCAATTCATAGCAGTTGGTAGATTTACAGATAAAAAAGCACCATATTATGTTATTTTAGCTTTTAGAAAAGTATTGGAAGTTTATCCCAATGCAAAGTTGTTGTTTGCTGGAAGTGGTTATTTAAAAGAAACTTGTGAGAATTTGGTTAAATATTTTGACCTAACCAATAATATTCGTTTTATGGGTGTCATTTCCGCAAAACAGTATCGTTTTTTATTAGAAGAGTCACGGGCTTTTGTACAACACTCAATTACAGCTTCCAATGGCGATATGGAAGGTACGCCATTATCAATATTGGAAGCCAGCATTTCAGGTCTACCTATAATTTCTACTCATCATGCGGGAATACCAGATGTTGTTTTTCATGGTAAAACAGGGCTTTTGTCAAAAGAACATGATATTGATACCATGAGTAAGCATATGCTAATGCTGTTAAAGGATAAAAAATTGGCCAAAAAACTTGGTGCTAATGGAAAAAACCATATTAAAGAGCATGTGAGTTTAGAAAGGCATATTGAGGGGTTACAGAGAGTTTTGGAAATGGCTAGGAATAGTAAACAAGATTAATATGATGCTGCTTCATATTTTGATTACACGTTTTAACATAAAAGAATTAACTTGGCAAAAAAGTAAAAATGAGAAAGCCGTGGGCGACTTGGTGTGGCTTGAAAAAAGAATTGATTTATTTCTTAGGTTTTGTTTGCCGTCGGTACTTAATCAAACTTCCAAAAACTTCTATTGGCTAATTTTTTTTGAAGAAGGCACTCAAAGGTACTTGGCAAAAGTTTTAGAGGAATTAAAAATGAATAGTTTTATAATTCCTATTTTTGTAAATGGGATGGATGGATTTAACACGGCCTTGCGTTCTAAAATTCATGAATTGATGCCCATAACGACTTCAAGACTCATAACAACCCGATTGGATAACGATGATGCCATACACAAAGATTTTATTGAAAATATCCAAAAAGCTTCAAATGAAAATATTGATAAAATGCTATTGGACTTCTCTAATGGCTTATGTCTTTATATTGTGGGAACACCAAAACTAGCTGAGTATAAGTTTCCAAAAAACCAGTTTATATCACTTGTTGAGGAAATTAATAAAGAAGAACAGCCCAAGTTTGTTTTTAGTAATTATCACCACGATTTAGACAAAGCATACTCATTAAAAACTTTGCCCGAAAAAGCCCAGTGGCTTCAGATTGTTCATGAAGATAATTTAATTAATACATTTAAAGGGGAGCTTACTTTTGAAAAATCTTTAGAGGGCTATCCCGATTTTAAAATCCATTTCCCTAGAAATTACAGTTTATTGGTTATTGAACAAAAAGTAAAAAGAGGACTTCACAAATTACCAGGCTACTATTTTTTTAAAAATCTTTTTAATCCAAAATGACTACTCTAGTTTCCATTATTATTCCAACATATAATAGAGCACATTTAATAAATGAAACTTTAGATAGTATAATGGCGCAAACTTATACCAATTGGGAGTGTATAGTTGTGGATGATGGTTCTACCGACAATACCCCGGAAGTTATTGAGATATTTAAAAAGAAGGATAAAAGGTTTAAGTTTTATAGTAGGCCAAAAAATAGGAAAAAAGGAGCTAGTGCTTGTAGGAACTATGGTTTTGAATTAAGTAAGGGAGACTATATAAATTGGTTTGATGATGATGATATAATGCACCCTGATAAGCTTAAAATCCAAATGGAGGCCTTAAGTAGGAGTATCTTTAATTTTTCAGTTTGCCAGTCTTTAGTATTTGATAAATCTATTAAAAATATTATTGGCTTAAGACATGGCAGTATTTATTCAAATCAAACACTTAAAGATTATATTTCAAGAGCAGTTATTTGGATGACACCTTCTGCGTTATGGAAGAAATCCTTTTTAGAGACTTTTGATAAGTTGTTTGATGAGAATTTACAAGCCGCCCAAGAATGGGAATTTCATTGTAGGGCTTTATTTTTTTCTCCAGGTTATCAAGTTTGTAATAAGCCTTTAATATACTTAAGAAAACATTCCGACAGTATTTCTTATAACAATGATGTTGAAAAAAGGGACTTAAATTACTATCTAGCTAGAGATAAAATATATTATTTTTTAAAGGAAAAGGGAGTTAGAAGTGATTTTTTATCTCTTTATTTTATTTCTTGTTATAAAAACGCTCTTAAAAAGAAACAATATAGTTTTGCTTTTTCAGAATTGTTAAGTAAAATAATTAATAACAAATACATATTAGTGACTTGTAAATTAAAATTAATGACTTCTTTTTTTATATATAGGGTCTTTAATAAAGGAGAATTCTTATTTAAAGGGAATTATTTAAAACAAAAAACTATTTTTAGTAACGATACGTAAAAAAATGCTAGTTTCAGTTATAGTGCCAACTTACAATCAAGCAGAATATATTAATGATGCTTTGCAATCTGTTTTAAACCAATCTTTTAAAAACTGGGAGTGTATCATAGTTGATGATGGTTCAACTGACAATACAGCTGAAATCGTAAAAAACTGGCTAAGTAAAGATAATCGATTTAAATACTTGTATATAGAAAACAACGGGGTAAGCCATGCTAGAAACAAAGGTATAGAACAGGCTAAAGGTTGTTTTATACTACCTCTAGATGCCGATGATTGCTTAGGTATAAATTATATGGAAAAATGTTTAACAAAAATAAGGAATCCTTCTGTTAAAATAGTATATGGTAAAGCGTCGTTTTTTGGTGGAAAAGAGGGAGAACTACTTTTAAGACCACCATCATTAGAAAACTTATTGAAATTTAATTGTATACATTGTTCAGGGCTTTTTAGAAAAAAGGATTGGGAAATAAATAAAGGATATGATGAAAACATGACATTTGGTTTTGAAGATTGGGAGTTTTGGATCAATATGTTAAAAAAAGGAGGTCATGCATGTTTAGCAGAAGAATGTACATTACATTATAGAATTAAATCAGTATCAAGAAGTACAAAGATTGTTTCGGATAACGATAAGAACAAACAAATGAGGAATTATATATTTAAAAAGCATATAAAATTATATGGATATGATTATGCTTATGAAGCCTATATAGACAAGTTGAATTTAGAAAAAAAGTTAATCAACATACAATCTTCATTATCATTAAAAGGATTAATAAATATATTGGTTATAAAAATCAAAGCTTATTTTTTTGGCAATACTTAAATACAAAACAAATAAAATGACCAAGTTTGTAGCACTTTATAGTGCATTAAAAACCAAATCTTTTAAGCAGGTCGTTCTGTTTATTGTAAATAAATTATTTCCATATAAAGAAGAATCCATTAAAATAAGTGAAATTTATTTAAGTCATTTCAAAAACAAATGTGGCATTGAAATAGGTGGTCCTAGTAATATATTTTCAATTAAAATCCCACTATATTCAGTCGTTAAAACATTAGATGGCTGTAATTTTAGTAATAAAACTATATGGGAAGGAAATATTATTGAAGGCGACAATTACATTTATTTTAAGAATAAATCTGGTAAGCAGTACATTTGTGAAGCCAATAATTTGAGCATGATAAAAAATGAAAAATATGATTTTTTAATTGCAAGTCATTGTTTAGAGCATTGTGCAAATACACTTAAAACTATTGAAGAATGGCTTCGAGTTGTTAAAAAAGGAGGGGCTATTTTACTTATTTTACCGGACAAGAAATATACTTTTGATAATAAACGCCCTATAACAACTTTTAAGCATTTAACTGAAGATTACAACAATAATATTGATGAAACAGATTTAAGTCATTTAACAGGGGTTTTGGAATTACACGATTTAAATTTAGATAAAGCAGCGGGAACAAAAGAGGCGTTTAAAAAAAGATCTTTAGATAATTTTAATAATAGGTGTTTACATCATCATGTTTTTGATTTTAAATTACTTGAAGATGTTTTTACTTATTTTAATATTAAAATCTTAGATTTAACTTTCAAAAAACCACATCATCAAATAATCCTAGGTGTAAAACAATGATTTCAATTGTTATCTGTTCTCGACAAAAAGATATTGATCAAAAATTAAAGGACAATATTAAGGCTTCTGTTGGGTGTGATTTTGAGTTAATCGTTATTAATAATTCAAATAGCACTTACTCAATTTTTCAAGCCTATAATATTGGGTTGAAAAAAAGTAAAGGTGCGTATGTTTGTTTTTTACATGATGATATTTCTATACATACTTTGGGCTGGGGAACTATTATAAATAAGATTTTTAACAATAATAACGATATCGGCTTATTGGGAGTTGCTGGTGCAACTGCAAAGTCTAAAATGCCATCAGCATGGTGGCGTTGCCCTGAAAGCCACAAACGAATTAAAATCACTCAGCATTCAAAACATACATCCGTTGAAGATTATAATAGCGGGTTTGTGGATAGTTTGTTAGAACAAGTTGTGGTTATTGATGGTGTTTTTATGGTATTGCGAAAAGATGCTCGCATTAGTTTTAGAAATGATATTGCGGGCTTTCATAATTACGATTTAAATATTTCTTTTGAATATGTTAAACATAAATACAAAATTTTTGTAACTAATGAAATTAGTGTTGAGCATTTTTCGGCAGGTTCTTTAAATAAAGACTGGATTGAATCAACGTATAGAATCCATAAACTTTATGCCGATGTTTTACCTTTATCCATACAGAATGAAGGTCTGGGTAAACATCTGGAAATAAATAACTCTAAAAGGTTCATAAAGGATTGTTTTAAATATAATTTAAATGAAATAGCTTTTTCAACTTGGACCAAACTGTTTTTAATTAATCCTGTATCAAAGTATCATATTAAGTTTTGGACTATTTTAATAAAAAAATTTTCATGGATGTAAGTATTATTTTTGTTAATTACAATACATCTCAGCTCACACAAAATGCTATAGAATCTGTCTATAAGAAGACTAAAAACATTGAATTTGAAATTATTGTGGTAGATAATAATTCAGTAGATAATTCAGTGTCCGAAATCAAAGCCATATTTCCTAAAGTCGTGATTATTGAAAATAAAGAAAATATAGGTTTTGGTAGGGCGAATAATAAAGGTATAAAAGTAGCTAAGGGCAACTATTTATTTTTATTAAATACAGATACGTATTTAATAAATAATGCAGTAAATATTTTGTTTGATTTTATGGTAAAAGAAGCAAGCCATGATATTGGAGTATGTGGTGCAATGCTGTATAAAGAAGACTTAACAGCAAATGTTTATGCTGGAAATTTTCCTAGGTTTGAATTGTTTTTAAAAGGTTCTTTTTGGAGATATTTTTATTTAAATTCTAATTTTGACA encodes the following:
- a CDS encoding TylF/MycF/NovP-related O-methyltransferase produces the protein MITKIKRKIYTRFFKEFQNKANPNPPINYSDIENDEKKIIDEVAQFTLTSYERIVSLIRSIKHVETNNIKGDIVECGVWKGGSMMAALKTLNALKSFNRNIYLYDTFEGMSEPTEYDKSFKGESATDAYKTKDEYWNRIKCFSTLNEVQKNIFSIGYPKDKIHFVEGKVEDTIPNVKIPEKIAILRLDTDWYESTLHELEYLFPKLVKGGILIIDDYGHWQGCKKAVDEYLDKNKIEMFLQRIDYTCRMGVKM
- a CDS encoding class I SAM-dependent methyltransferase; the encoded protein is MDNFININFNKKSLDTYSIRKAILRALTKNLSNLSGNLLDIGCGKMPYKQYILKNSSVKRYIGLDIENAIEYDAYIKPDYTWDGVTMPFENNSFDCALGTEVLEHCPEPDIILNEIFRVLKPKGAFFFTVPFLWNLHEVPNDEYRYTPFSLERHLKNSGFKKIDIRATGGWHASMAQMMGLWVRRSDMSDIKRRILSRCIKPVMRFLIKHDKPDTVIFKEGQMITGLYGIAIK
- a CDS encoding glycosyltransferase, producing the protein MSIKKLNIAIFSPSKNPYSETFIQAHKNCLKGNVFYYYGIGSGINLESGQIRMSRFKILLLKIYAKLTKKPSAFIWAQKLLHSLKINKIDVILVEYGVHAHHLRNMLKVSALPIVVHFHGYDASIYKVIEDCEKYKEVFQLSTTIIAVSKKMEDALLELGCPKNKLIYNVYGPQLEFAKIKPKFLKKQFIAVGRFTDKKAPYYVILAFRKVLEVYPNAKLLFAGSGYLKETCENLVKYFDLTNNIRFMGVISAKQYRFLLEESRAFVQHSITASNGDMEGTPLSILEASISGLPIISTHHAGIPDVVFHGKTGLLSKEHDIDTMSKHMLMLLKDKKLAKKLGANGKNHIKEHVSLERHIEGLQRVLEMARNSKQD
- a CDS encoding glycosyltransferase, with the protein product MMLLHILITRFNIKELTWQKSKNEKAVGDLVWLEKRIDLFLRFCLPSVLNQTSKNFYWLIFFEEGTQRYLAKVLEELKMNSFIIPIFVNGMDGFNTALRSKIHELMPITTSRLITTRLDNDDAIHKDFIENIQKASNENIDKMLLDFSNGLCLYIVGTPKLAEYKFPKNQFISLVEEINKEEQPKFVFSNYHHDLDKAYSLKTLPEKAQWLQIVHEDNLINTFKGELTFEKSLEGYPDFKIHFPRNYSLLVIEQKVKRGLHKLPGYYFFKNLFNPK
- a CDS encoding glycosyltransferase family 2 protein, whose protein sequence is MTTLVSIIIPTYNRAHLINETLDSIMAQTYTNWECIVVDDGSTDNTPEVIEIFKKKDKRFKFYSRPKNRKKGASACRNYGFELSKGDYINWFDDDDIMHPDKLKIQMEALSRSIFNFSVCQSLVFDKSIKNIIGLRHGSIYSNQTLKDYISRAVIWMTPSALWKKSFLETFDKLFDENLQAAQEWEFHCRALFFSPGYQVCNKPLIYLRKHSDSISYNNDVEKRDLNYYLARDKIYYFLKEKGVRSDFLSLYFISCYKNALKKKQYSFAFSELLSKIINNKYILVTCKLKLMTSFFIYRVFNKGEFLFKGNYLKQKTIFSNDT
- a CDS encoding glycosyltransferase family 2 protein, which produces MLVSVIVPTYNQAEYINDALQSVLNQSFKNWECIIVDDGSTDNTAEIVKNWLSKDNRFKYLYIENNGVSHARNKGIEQAKGCFILPLDADDCLGINYMEKCLTKIRNPSVKIVYGKASFFGGKEGELLLRPPSLENLLKFNCIHCSGLFRKKDWEINKGYDENMTFGFEDWEFWINMLKKGGHACLAEECTLHYRIKSVSRSTKIVSDNDKNKQMRNYIFKKHIKLYGYDYAYEAYIDKLNLEKKLINIQSSLSLKGLINILVIKIKAYFFGNT
- a CDS encoding methyltransferase domain-containing protein; amino-acid sequence: MTKFVALYSALKTKSFKQVVLFIVNKLFPYKEESIKISEIYLSHFKNKCGIEIGGPSNIFSIKIPLYSVVKTLDGCNFSNKTIWEGNIIEGDNYIYFKNKSGKQYICEANNLSMIKNEKYDFLIASHCLEHCANTLKTIEEWLRVVKKGGAILLILPDKKYTFDNKRPITTFKHLTEDYNNNIDETDLSHLTGVLELHDLNLDKAAGTKEAFKKRSLDNFNNRCLHHHVFDFKLLEDVFTYFNIKILDLTFKKPHHQIILGVKQ
- a CDS encoding glycosyltransferase yields the protein MISIVICSRQKDIDQKLKDNIKASVGCDFELIVINNSNSTYSIFQAYNIGLKKSKGAYVCFLHDDISIHTLGWGTIINKIFNNNNDIGLLGVAGATAKSKMPSAWWRCPESHKRIKITQHSKHTSVEDYNSGFVDSLLEQVVVIDGVFMVLRKDARISFRNDIAGFHNYDLNISFEYVKHKYKIFVTNEISVEHFSAGSLNKDWIESTYRIHKLYADVLPLSIQNEGLGKHLEINNSKRFIKDCFKYNLNEIAFSTWTKLFLINPVSKYHIKFWTILIKKFSWM
- a CDS encoding glycosyltransferase family 2 protein, with protein sequence MDYFNKKIFMDVSIIFVNYNTSQLTQNAIESVYKKTKNIEFEIIVVDNNSVDNSVSEIKAIFPKVVIIENKENIGFGRANNKGIKVAKGNYLFLLNTDTYLINNAVNILFDFMVKEASHDIGVCGAMLYKEDLTANVYAGNFPRFELFLKGSFWRYFYLNSNFDNKMRKQLPEIPSTLLEVDYVSGAGFFVKRNVIDEVGFFDPRFFMYSEDVELSYRINHIAKKKCVIVPDAKIVHISQGSSNLKSNGKKFQKQIINSRGVFYRITKGRLAEWIYIITSYKRLYF